The Methanohalophilus portucalensis genome window below encodes:
- the truA gene encoding tRNA pseudouridine(38-40) synthase TruA — protein sequence MRVALKIAYIGSSYRGSQVQPGVSTVEGKLFEALQSLEIIEDPSSARFVSAGRTDTGVHAMGQVVAFDTDKPKLAIPRVINSKLPGDIWAWSRAEVDSDFHPRRYARNRTYRYITPSMDADISKIRAACSILEGSHDFANFCFRDTGRSTIRRIEKIDVRLAGNLLRIDITANSFLWKMIRKIVTVLLLVGSGARDLEWLENMLDPASYEEGIKPAKPYGLILTDVNYGDSVQWFDDGYSMRRSRERIEEYLVYHQVLAEVMDQFLPKEPKAE from the coding sequence ATGAGAGTTGCTCTCAAAATCGCTTATATTGGCTCTTCATATCGTGGTTCTCAGGTGCAGCCCGGAGTATCCACTGTGGAAGGGAAACTTTTTGAAGCCCTGCAGTCCCTTGAGATTATCGAGGATCCTTCCTCTGCTAGGTTTGTAAGTGCCGGGCGTACGGATACCGGAGTGCATGCCATGGGACAGGTGGTGGCTTTTGATACCGATAAACCCAAGCTGGCTATTCCCAGGGTGATTAATTCCAAATTACCAGGGGATATATGGGCGTGGTCCCGTGCTGAAGTTGACAGTGATTTTCATCCCAGAAGGTATGCCAGAAATCGTACCTATCGCTATATAACACCTTCAATGGATGCCGATATTTCAAAAATAAGAGCCGCTTGCAGTATCCTTGAAGGCAGTCATGATTTTGCTAATTTTTGTTTCAGGGATACCGGACGCAGTACCATTCGCAGAATCGAGAAGATCGATGTGAGACTTGCCGGCAATCTGCTCAGGATCGATATCACAGCCAACAGTTTCCTGTGGAAAATGATTCGCAAGATTGTAACTGTCCTGTTGCTTGTGGGCAGTGGTGCCAGGGATCTGGAATGGCTGGAAAACATGCTGGATCCTGCTTCCTACGAAGAGGGTATTAAACCTGCAAAACCCTATGGGCTGATCCTGACAGATGTGAATTATGGCGATTCAGTCCAGTGGTTTGATGACGGTTATTCCATGCGTCGCTCCCGTGAAAGAATAGAGGAGTATCTTGTTTATCATCAGGTGTTAGCCGAGGTAATGGACCAGTTTTTGCCAAAAGAACCAAAGGCTGAATGA
- a CDS encoding M48 family metallopeptidase, with amino-acid sequence MMQLHIRDAVIDYEIVQRPVKYARLEFKDGMLRVIVPKGYGNAAAFIEKNGDWIYDKHLHLQRVIALAGEKKLEKKRADPHFYSLVENIVQRLQRELEVEVRDLNFRKMKRKWASCSSNKKLVFNRHMMYLPDNLIEYIVYHELLHLIEFKHNKRFWCLVENKYPQRKEYDLELAAYWHLIKRTFY; translated from the coding sequence ATGATGCAGTTACATATCAGGGATGCTGTAATAGATTATGAGATAGTTCAACGTCCCGTCAAATACGCAAGATTGGAGTTTAAGGACGGAATGTTGCGGGTAATAGTTCCCAAGGGATATGGTAATGCTGCAGCTTTTATCGAGAAAAATGGCGACTGGATTTACGACAAACATCTGCATTTGCAGCGGGTGATTGCTCTAGCCGGGGAAAAGAAACTGGAGAAAAAGCGCGCAGATCCTCATTTTTATAGTTTGGTGGAAAATATTGTACAAAGGCTGCAACGTGAACTGGAAGTAGAGGTCCGGGATTTAAATTTCCGGAAAATGAAGAGGAAATGGGCCAGCTGCAGCAGTAACAAAAAACTTGTTTTCAACCGGCACATGATGTATCTGCCGGATAATCTGATAGAATATATTGTGTATCACGAGCTTTTGCACCTAATTGAATTCAAGCACAATAAGAGATTCTGGTGTCTTGTGGAAAATAAATATCCGCAACGAAAGGAATATGACCTGGAACTTGCAGCATACTGGCATCTAATTAAAAGGACATTTTACTGA